A single genomic interval of Ramlibacter pinisoli harbors:
- a CDS encoding LysR family transcriptional regulator produces MNLSVRQLRAFVAIARLHSFTRAAEQLHITQPGLSAMVRDLEEQLDCRLFERTTRTVGLTSHGEAFLPVASRVLADLDTAAASLGHLSSLERRRLAVGATPVIASSILPAACAEFATAHPGVRVDVHDLDRAQIHAHVQDGRLDAGFGVFLDAASGLRRLPLLKTALVLVTPAGDAAAGTVRWSDLKRERLLGLPAHNPIQQLVDAHVHGEGRTADSAPTFNQLHTLLAMVEAGAGDAVLPSFVTPAAGRYRVAVRPIVRPKVPVEFYEITKAGRPRGDLLMQFGDCLVRTMKAFGVMAV; encoded by the coding sequence ATGAACCTGTCCGTGCGGCAGTTGCGGGCCTTCGTGGCCATCGCACGGCTGCACAGCTTCACGCGAGCCGCCGAGCAACTGCACATCACCCAGCCGGGGCTGAGCGCGATGGTCCGCGACCTGGAGGAGCAGCTCGACTGCCGGCTGTTCGAGCGCACCACCCGGACGGTCGGCCTCACCTCGCACGGCGAGGCGTTCCTGCCGGTGGCCAGCCGGGTGCTGGCGGATCTCGACACGGCGGCCGCGTCGCTGGGCCACCTGTCCTCGCTGGAACGCCGCCGCCTGGCCGTCGGCGCGACGCCCGTCATCGCTTCGTCCATCCTTCCGGCGGCCTGCGCGGAGTTCGCAACGGCGCATCCGGGCGTGCGCGTCGACGTGCATGACCTGGACCGTGCCCAGATCCACGCCCACGTGCAGGACGGCCGGCTGGACGCGGGCTTCGGCGTGTTCCTCGACGCCGCGAGCGGCTTGCGCCGGCTTCCGCTGCTCAAGACCGCGCTGGTGCTGGTCACGCCGGCAGGCGATGCAGCCGCGGGAACGGTGCGCTGGAGCGACCTGAAGCGCGAGCGCCTGCTGGGCCTGCCGGCGCACAACCCGATCCAGCAGCTGGTGGACGCGCACGTCCACGGCGAAGGGCGGACAGCGGACTCTGCCCCCACCTTCAACCAGCTGCACACCCTGCTCGCCATGGTCGAGGCCGGCGCCGGGGACGCGGTCCTGCCCTCCTTCGTCACGCCCGCCGCCGGTCGCTACCGTGTTGCCGTGCGGCCCATCGTGCGACCGAAGGTGCCGGTCGAGTTCTACGAAATCACCAAGGCGGGACGGCCGCGTGGCGACCTGCTGATGCAGTTCGGGGACTGCCTGGTGCGGACCATGAAGGCGTTCGGGGTGATGGCGGTGTAG
- a CDS encoding enolase C-terminal domain-like protein, protein MRIVDIRELSVQLEGAVANAVVNFSEHTVSLVAVVTDVVRGGKPVIGLGFNSIGRFAQSGIIRTRMIPRLLAAEPASLLAEGGQSFDAAKVLATILRNEKPGGHGDRAGAAAAIEQAIWDLNAKLADEPAYRTIARAFGREPVGTPVEVYTGGGYYYAPGAGRTIRDEFMAYREMGFESFKMKIGGAPLAQDMKRIDEALQAAGGPDRLMVDANGRFDLPTALAYARELKPLGLRWFEEIGDPLDYQLNREVVESYGGPVATGENLFSAIDTLNLVRFGGMRPNLDIFQMDSGLSYGITEYARMIGVLESHGFDRRQAVPHGGHLINLHVVVGLGLGACEAYPGVFQPFGGYSPECEIRHAKVRPSDAAGFGLEQKRELLPFIRELTA, encoded by the coding sequence ATGCGCATCGTCGATATCCGCGAACTCTCCGTGCAGCTCGAAGGAGCTGTTGCCAACGCCGTCGTCAACTTCTCGGAGCACACGGTCTCGCTGGTCGCCGTCGTCACCGACGTGGTGCGTGGCGGCAAGCCCGTGATCGGGCTGGGGTTCAACTCGATCGGCCGTTTTGCCCAGAGCGGGATCATCCGCACTCGCATGATTCCCCGCCTGCTCGCCGCGGAGCCGGCGAGCCTGCTCGCAGAAGGTGGCCAGTCCTTCGATGCGGCCAAGGTGCTGGCCACGATCTTGCGCAACGAGAAGCCGGGCGGCCACGGCGATCGGGCCGGTGCGGCGGCGGCCATCGAGCAGGCGATCTGGGACCTGAACGCCAAGCTGGCCGATGAGCCGGCCTACCGCACCATCGCACGCGCGTTCGGACGCGAGCCGGTCGGCACGCCGGTGGAGGTCTACACGGGCGGCGGCTACTACTACGCGCCCGGTGCGGGACGCACCATCCGGGACGAGTTCATGGCGTACCGCGAGATGGGCTTCGAGAGCTTCAAGATGAAGATCGGCGGCGCCCCGCTGGCCCAGGACATGAAGCGCATCGACGAGGCATTGCAGGCGGCCGGTGGACCGGACCGCCTGATGGTGGACGCCAACGGCCGCTTCGACCTGCCGACGGCCCTGGCGTATGCGCGCGAGCTCAAGCCGCTGGGACTGCGCTGGTTCGAGGAAATCGGCGATCCCCTGGACTACCAGCTCAACCGCGAAGTCGTGGAGTCCTACGGTGGCCCCGTCGCCACGGGCGAAAACCTCTTCTCCGCCATCGACACGCTGAACCTGGTCCGCTTCGGCGGCATGCGGCCCAACCTGGACATCTTCCAGATGGACAGCGGCCTCAGCTACGGCATCACCGAGTACGCCCGGATGATCGGTGTGCTGGAGTCGCATGGCTTCGACCGGCGGCAGGCCGTCCCGCACGGGGGACACCTGATCAACCTGCACGTCGTGGTCGGCCTGGGGCTGGGCGCGTGTGAAGCCTATCCGGGCGTGTTCCAGCCGTTCGGCGGCTATTCGCCCGAATGCGAGATCCGCCATGCCAAGGTGCGGCCGAGCGACGCGGCGGGATTCGGGCTGGAGCAGAAGCGGGAACTGCTTCCGTTCATCCGGGAGTTGACGGCCTGA
- a CDS encoding tripartite tricarboxylate transporter substrate-binding protein, whose protein sequence is MTIVVPFTAGQSGDVLARVLGEPLAKRWGQSLVVDNKGGAGGTLGSRAAAAAPADGYTLLLGSSGPLAAAPNLYANAGYNPRELTPIMNVAGVAQAFVVPASSPYKTLADLIAAAKASPDKLSYGSGGVGSFQHLTFELLKQRTGAPIKHIPYRGSAPAYTDLIGGQLNAMVDSLPGVLPHVQSGKLRVLAVSTSQRVPQLPNVPIVAESGVAGFDALGWLGIVAPKGLEPALRDKLNADLKAVLAEEGVKSRLAGLGMITIASSPAEFGKFIDSELTKWGAVIKTAGIQPE, encoded by the coding sequence GTGACCATCGTGGTTCCGTTCACGGCCGGCCAGAGCGGTGACGTGCTGGCGCGCGTCCTGGGTGAGCCGCTGGCCAAGCGCTGGGGACAGTCGCTGGTGGTCGACAACAAGGGCGGCGCCGGCGGCACGCTCGGCAGCCGTGCCGCGGCGGCTGCGCCCGCGGACGGGTACACGCTGCTGCTCGGGTCCAGCGGCCCGCTGGCGGCGGCACCGAACCTCTATGCGAATGCCGGCTACAACCCGCGAGAGCTGACGCCCATCATGAACGTGGCCGGGGTCGCCCAGGCCTTCGTCGTGCCGGCCAGCTCTCCCTACAAGACCCTCGCGGACCTGATCGCGGCCGCCAAGGCGTCGCCCGACAAGCTGAGCTACGGGTCCGGCGGCGTCGGGTCGTTCCAGCACCTGACCTTCGAGTTGCTCAAGCAGCGCACCGGCGCGCCCATCAAGCACATCCCCTATCGCGGCAGTGCACCCGCGTACACCGACCTGATCGGCGGCCAGCTGAATGCGATGGTCGATTCGCTGCCCGGGGTGTTGCCGCACGTCCAATCGGGCAAGCTGCGGGTGTTGGCCGTGTCGACCAGCCAACGCGTGCCGCAACTGCCCAACGTGCCGATCGTTGCCGAGAGCGGCGTCGCCGGCTTCGACGCCCTGGGCTGGCTGGGCATCGTCGCGCCGAAGGGCCTGGAGCCCGCCTTGCGCGACAAGCTCAATGCCGACCTGAAGGCCGTGTTGGCAGAGGAGGGCGTCAAGTCGCGCCTGGCCGGTCTCGGGATGATCACCATCGCCAGTTCGCCGGCGGAGTTCGGCAAGTTCATCGACAGCGAGCTCACCAAATGGGGCGCGGTCATCAAGACGGCCGGCATCCAGCCCGAGTGA
- a CDS encoding GntR family transcriptional regulator, with protein sequence MAVARYQQISEDLTRQISSGALPVGSLLPTEMQLMDGYDASRNTVRMALQQLQARGLISRRRNRGTMVEAVPGGAANFIQSMSFDDLVTLASTARRQIVGSEDVVLDTAAARLLQCQPGSRWFRLSMLRGVAGKARPLGWTDAYVDPHYRQVGDIAADQPDKLLADLIESHFGRRVEGVEQTVSACAVSEQMAQSLGAAKGTPALRVLRHYRDAARALIIVTSSLYPESRYSIVTTLVRSR encoded by the coding sequence ATGGCCGTAGCCCGGTACCAGCAGATTTCGGAAGACCTGACCCGCCAGATCAGCTCCGGTGCACTGCCGGTCGGAAGCCTGCTGCCGACCGAGATGCAGCTGATGGACGGGTACGACGCGAGCCGCAACACCGTGCGAATGGCTCTGCAGCAACTGCAGGCCCGAGGCCTCATCTCCCGCCGGCGCAACCGCGGCACCATGGTCGAAGCGGTGCCGGGCGGGGCCGCCAATTTCATCCAGTCGATGTCGTTCGACGACCTCGTCACGCTGGCCAGCACGGCGCGCCGCCAGATCGTCGGCAGCGAGGACGTCGTGCTCGACACGGCCGCTGCGCGCCTGCTGCAGTGCCAGCCGGGCTCGCGCTGGTTTCGCCTGTCGATGCTGCGCGGTGTTGCAGGCAAGGCCCGTCCCCTCGGTTGGACCGATGCGTACGTGGACCCGCACTATCGCCAGGTGGGTGACATCGCCGCGGACCAGCCCGACAAGCTGCTGGCCGACCTGATCGAATCACACTTCGGCCGGCGCGTCGAGGGCGTGGAACAGACCGTGTCCGCCTGCGCCGTGAGCGAGCAGATGGCCCAGTCGCTCGGGGCCGCCAAGGGAACGCCGGCCCTGCGCGTCCTGCGGCACTACCGCGACGCCGCCCGTGCCCTGATCATCGTCACCAGCTCCCTCTATCCGGAGAGCCGCTATTCCATCGTGACGACGCTGGTCAGGAGCCGCTAG
- a CDS encoding LacI family DNA-binding transcriptional regulator, which produces MSDVAQAAGVALVTVSRVINEPDKVAPQTRAQVEAAVRKLGYVPDRTASSLASSRSRIVGAVVPTLANVWFAETMEGLAAELGRAGYQLMLAQSSYVPRAEAGLIDAFLGRRVDALVLTGALRDAAARTRLRQMHLPVVETWDLPARPVDMAVGFSNEEVGEEVARRLVKAGRRAIAFLGADEQRSQMRRAGLERGLQAAGLPLVAAEYVPPPSSIALGRELMARLAAAHPDVDAVFCGNDFIAIGAMMWARTNGWDLPGRLAVVGFSDLPIAEATWPPLTTVKVRGGEMGRRAGAMLLARLRGEEPPRKVEDIGFEYVERSTT; this is translated from the coding sequence ATGTCCGACGTGGCGCAAGCCGCGGGCGTCGCACTCGTCACGGTTTCGCGCGTCATCAACGAGCCGGACAAGGTGGCGCCGCAGACGCGGGCGCAGGTCGAGGCCGCGGTCCGCAAGCTGGGCTACGTGCCGGACCGCACGGCCAGCAGCCTCGCCTCGTCCAGGTCACGCATCGTCGGCGCCGTCGTGCCGACCCTGGCCAACGTGTGGTTCGCCGAGACGATGGAGGGCCTGGCGGCGGAACTCGGGCGCGCGGGCTACCAGCTGATGCTGGCGCAATCCAGCTACGTGCCGCGCGCGGAGGCCGGCCTGATCGACGCGTTTCTCGGCCGGCGCGTCGACGCACTCGTGTTGACCGGCGCGCTGCGTGACGCGGCTGCGCGCACGCGCCTGCGCCAGATGCACCTTCCCGTCGTCGAGACCTGGGACCTTCCGGCCAGACCGGTCGACATGGCCGTGGGGTTCTCCAACGAAGAGGTCGGGGAAGAGGTTGCGCGGCGGCTGGTGAAGGCCGGGAGGCGCGCCATCGCCTTCCTCGGCGCCGACGAGCAGCGCTCGCAGATGCGCCGGGCCGGCCTCGAACGTGGCCTGCAGGCGGCCGGACTGCCGCTGGTTGCTGCCGAATACGTGCCGCCTCCCTCCTCGATCGCCCTCGGCCGCGAACTGATGGCGCGGCTCGCCGCCGCTCACCCCGACGTGGACGCGGTGTTCTGCGGCAACGACTTCATCGCCATCGGCGCCATGATGTGGGCACGGACCAACGGCTGGGACCTCCCGGGCCGCCTGGCCGTCGTCGGTTTTTCCGACCTGCCGATCGCGGAAGCGACCTGGCCGCCGCTGACCACCGTCAAGGTGCGCGGCGGCGAGATGGGCAGGCGGGCCGGGGCGATGCTGCTCGCGCGCCTGCGGGGCGAGGAGCCGCCCCGCAAGGTGGAGGACATAGGCTTCGAGTACGTGGAGCGCTCGACCACCTGA
- a CDS encoding Bug family tripartite tricarboxylate transporter substrate binding protein, with amino-acid sequence MTAALAQSDYPSRPVKVIVPFPAGGTSDLMGRAIAEELTKQLKQPFVVENKGGAGGAIGTDQVAKSAPDGYTLLLSGIGSNAVIHGFAAPRPGYDSMRDFVHISQLAAGPNVLVVNPSFPAKTFKEFIAHVKANPGKVDYGQVTASSGHLTTEYLKQVAGLDMVGIAYKGGAPALADVLAGQIPLMFTNQDAVLPHVKAGKLRALAVTSPQRNPLYPDVPTVAESGYPDFSAVSWTGLSAPKGTPKSITDKLEAAMVKAFNEPAARQKLEATGFVVVASRSPDYTKFVQDEINRWTKVIQTAGIKPE; translated from the coding sequence ATGACTGCAGCCCTCGCGCAGTCGGATTACCCGAGCCGTCCCGTGAAGGTCATCGTGCCCTTCCCGGCCGGCGGCACCAGCGACCTCATGGGCCGCGCGATCGCCGAGGAACTGACGAAGCAGCTGAAACAGCCCTTCGTCGTGGAGAACAAGGGCGGCGCCGGCGGCGCGATCGGCACCGATCAGGTCGCCAAGTCCGCCCCCGACGGCTACACGCTGCTGCTGTCGGGGATCGGCAGCAACGCGGTGATCCACGGCTTCGCCGCGCCCAGGCCGGGCTACGACTCGATGCGCGACTTCGTGCACATCTCGCAGCTCGCCGCCGGCCCCAACGTGCTGGTGGTGAACCCCTCATTCCCCGCGAAGACCTTCAAGGAGTTCATCGCCCACGTGAAGGCGAACCCCGGCAAGGTCGACTATGGCCAGGTCACGGCTTCCTCCGGCCACCTCACCACCGAGTACCTCAAGCAGGTCGCCGGGCTCGACATGGTCGGCATCGCCTACAAGGGCGGCGCGCCCGCGCTCGCCGACGTGCTGGCCGGCCAGATCCCCCTCATGTTCACCAACCAGGATGCGGTGCTGCCGCACGTGAAGGCCGGCAAGCTGCGTGCGCTGGCCGTCACCAGCCCCCAGCGCAATCCGCTGTACCCCGACGTCCCGACCGTCGCCGAATCGGGCTATCCCGACTTCTCCGCCGTCTCCTGGACCGGCCTGTCCGCGCCCAAGGGCACGCCGAAGTCAATCACCGACAAGCTGGAAGCCGCGATGGTGAAGGCCTTCAACGAGCCCGCGGCCCGGCAGAAGCTCGAGGCCACCGGATTCGTCGTGGTCGCCTCGCGTTCACCCGACTACACGAAGTTCGTGCAGGACGAGATCAACCGCTGGACCAAGGTCATCCAGACCGCCGGCATCAAACCCGAATGA
- a CDS encoding L-talarate/galactarate dehydratase has translation MAVESNIVSYARVAPNARTAADAADRIDWVQLSLIYLPLATPVSDAKVLTGVQKPLTEIAFIFAEIRTRDGHEGIGFGYSKRAGGPGMYAHARELAPNLIGEDPNDIQKIFTKLTWAGASMGRAGLTTQAIAPFDIALWDLKARRAGLPLAKLLGAQRDSVQCYNTSGGYLHTELPQVLKNVATSRESGIGGIKIKVGQPDLSIDVRRVGEVRKLLGEGFPLMVDANQQWDRQKATRACRQFEDFDLTWIEEPLDAHDFEGHGLLAERFDTAIATGEMLTSFDEHAQLIMAGTDFIQPDAPRVGGITPFLKIMALGEYKRRKLAPHFAMEIHLHLAAAYGIEPWLEHFEWLGPLFNEQLQLKNGRMFVPDRPGLGFTLSQQAIAWRTEKAEFGERP, from the coding sequence ATGGCCGTCGAATCCAACATCGTTTCCTACGCCCGGGTCGCGCCCAACGCGCGCACCGCAGCCGACGCCGCCGACCGCATCGACTGGGTGCAGCTGTCGCTCATCTACCTGCCGCTCGCCACCCCAGTGAGCGACGCCAAGGTGCTCACCGGCGTGCAGAAGCCGCTGACCGAGATCGCCTTCATCTTCGCGGAGATCCGCACCCGCGACGGGCACGAGGGCATCGGTTTCGGCTACTCCAAGCGCGCCGGCGGCCCGGGCATGTACGCGCACGCCAGGGAGCTTGCGCCCAACCTGATCGGCGAGGATCCCAACGACATCCAGAAGATCTTCACCAAGCTGACCTGGGCCGGCGCGTCGATGGGCCGCGCGGGCCTCACCACCCAGGCGATCGCGCCCTTCGACATCGCGCTGTGGGACCTGAAGGCCAGGCGCGCCGGGCTGCCGCTGGCCAAGCTCTTGGGCGCGCAGCGCGACTCCGTGCAGTGCTACAACACCTCCGGCGGCTACCTGCACACCGAGCTGCCGCAGGTGCTCAAGAACGTCGCCACCTCGCGCGAGAGCGGGATCGGCGGCATCAAGATCAAGGTCGGCCAGCCCGACCTGTCCATCGACGTACGGCGCGTGGGCGAAGTGCGCAAGCTGCTCGGCGAGGGCTTCCCGCTGATGGTCGACGCCAACCAGCAGTGGGACCGCCAGAAGGCCACGCGGGCGTGCCGCCAGTTCGAGGACTTCGATCTCACCTGGATCGAGGAACCCCTGGACGCGCACGATTTCGAGGGCCACGGCCTGCTCGCCGAGCGCTTCGACACGGCCATCGCCACCGGCGAGATGCTCACCAGCTTCGACGAGCATGCGCAGCTGATCATGGCGGGGACCGACTTCATCCAGCCGGACGCGCCGCGGGTGGGCGGCATCACGCCCTTCCTGAAGATCATGGCGCTGGGCGAGTACAAGCGCCGCAAGCTCGCGCCGCACTTCGCGATGGAGATCCACCTGCACCTGGCCGCCGCCTACGGCATCGAGCCGTGGCTGGAGCACTTCGAATGGCTGGGGCCGCTGTTCAACGAACAGCTGCAGCTGAAGAACGGCCGGATGTTCGTGCCGGACCGCCCGGGCCTGGGCTTCACGCTGTCGCAGCAAGCCATCGCCTGGCGCACCGAGAAGGCAGAATTCGGCGAGCGTCCGTGA